The Mytilus edulis chromosome 4, xbMytEdul2.2, whole genome shotgun sequence nucleotide sequence CTGCAGTATGGCAAGGTGGGCGATGGAGGCACATTGCATTTGCATGGGGATGGACGAtagtaatttatttaataaatataatagaTGTACATACAACTGACAAGTCATCGTCGTGTATGTCTGATGCAAAATAACTCGTTTGGTGATCCAACTTGCATGATGCACCAAAGGACAATGCTAAAGGACATGTCCAATAGCACATAGTACCCAATACAAACTAATTGGAATAATTATTTACGTCtgattataaatatacaaaagaGCATATAGTAATATAATCAGATGTATCAGGGTACCACTTTGCCACCCTCTTGTCTAGTGTGCAGATAAGTTTAATTATAGATCTATAGTTTGTCTGAAGTCACCAATaaaatcacagaaaaaaaataaaagtcaataCAAACTCTCAACAGCATAATTTCCCACGCAAATCTTTCATCCAATTTCAAAAAGCAGAGGCTGTTTTTTGGATGCCCCCCTCCCTTTTTGAGGGAAAATTATTTTGGTTGGTTGTATAAGAAATCAATGGAGCATAACGGGAGTCAAtcaattatgaaaatttctggatccgccactgttaagtATCGCATATTTTCTCACTTGACTATTTTCTCAGTCATATATAAAAGGGCAAATTGTCTAGGAATTAAAATAGTTTAAGTTTAGGATTTCGGGTTTTGAATGAATTAATATGTTTGCAGAAAAAAGGGTTTCGGCATTCCAGGAATAAACCAACCAAAAGTTCTGATAATGGAATGCTATTTATTAAACTGTTCAAACCACATGAGTAAGTTTGAAACTTGAAACTTTTGTTTCTCAAGACCCAGTCAGGGTATGTGAATATAAATCTAAACAGTATATTTCACCTGCTGATAAAGCACCTGCTAATATAGAACCCTCAGCTGGTGATACGGCACCTTTTACTGCAAATTTGATTTACCTCCCTTTGCCCATGACTTAAGTTTTCAGAGCTTACAACTATTAAAATTACGCTCTACCGTTTTAAATTTACTTTTCGAAATTGAtaataataaactatttttttttttgtagctttGAACGTCTTGTTGTGTTAACCAGAGTCAAGTATTTACAGAAAAGGAATTAATATAGTTAAAAGTTTGTATTTTTAAGTGAAATTACATTGAAATGAAAATACGgtaaaacattatataataacctgtatgaatattaatatttgtgAGGTGCAAGGTGTATGAGAAATGTTTTtgagaaacaattttaaaagaacaatATTCAGATGCAAGAGACTGAAGGTGTCATAGCATTTATTCAATGTTTGATTATTGTGttgatgatatacatgtatgtcatacaCTTTAAAACATTGTCTTGTGATATGtttgtgtaatatgtaatatatatatgcatacaaatgttgaataaaggaaaaaaacacaaatgaaaaTGGTTTGATTCCACAGTAATTTGTCCGttgtcatttaaaataaattaatcatgGATTATAATTAGTTTAATTAGTTTATAGGGTTATGAATGATCTTTACTCTCATAAACAATATGCATAGTTACAGATTACTGATACATAttaaagataagataagatatttttattccaatGGAAGTGGCCATGAAGAAGACGATGTTTTATTACCATTAAAAAAAGCCTTGGAGCATAGTACAAtataagacatttaaaaaaagatacaacAATATTTTAGTATACACACATAGAGAAGAAAAGGCAGTTTGAACATCATGAAcaacacatatataaatatagttattagatatatgaagatttggtgtgagtgccaataagacaactctcaaataacaatttaaaaaaaaataaaccattataggtcaattcCCTTCTTACTCAACACTAAACAAAAAGATCATAAAATAAATTGGCAATGTATAGCAAAACCCACCAAAAAGCTGCATGGCAAGGTGGGAGACAGACCGGCTCACATGGTGTTATACatgaatgtaaaatatataatttggttATGATATTATGAGCAGATGTACAAACCTGGTATATATAAACCAGTAGTTTTAACCATGTGTATTTCGGATGCTCTTTCCACACCGGGAAAGGCACCTCCCAAACCTCCAAAGAAGTGGAAGGATTAATAAATCTGACTTTTCCCACTGCAACACAATTTCCAGTTGAATATAGTATTACTTGAATGAATATGTTTAATATATTGAGGTAAGTACTTGGATGATATAATAGATCTAATGGTATTGTATCTATAGATTTGTAGAAAACAGGCCCAAGTTTTCAAGAAACAAATGTATTTCCAGTTTCGGTGTCCAACTAGTGAGGAACCAGTTAAGCGGTTTATTTACCCAAGAAACTGAAACCAGTTTCAATAGAGGCAAAAGACAATCTCCCACTATGTCAAAGCAGGCCGAGCCACCACGTGAAAGACCTAAAGTTGGTGTTGGTGTATTTGTAACAAGTGAAGATCATCCAAACTGTGTTTTAGTAGGAATAAGAAAAGGCTCAAGTGGTAGCGGGAAGTATGCATTGCCTGGTGGTCATTTAGAATTTgggtaaatatataaatttattgctTTAGACAGGGATCCAGACTGGTAGGCATTCACATAATGAAGTCTCCCGTCTTGTATGGGAATAAAAGGAAGATTTCTGTACTTGCACAAAGTCTATCAGAGCTCCGGAAAAGCCAGTGTATATACCAAAATACAACAGATCATATGCATATATACTTgactgattttaaaaataaatataaccacGGATGACTATCTTGAGTTGTAAAATAGATAATAACTTTTCTCAATCCAATAACTTGCTGACGGAAAACCAAAACATTCAGGATCGAATTATGGTGTGGTGTCAAAATATTAattacaggcgcggatccagaggggacgttttggacgatcaatgcatttgaatggggacatgtaattagaccccccccccctttgtcctgggttaggaacccccctttttaaaatggctggatccgcctctgcaTTATATTCAGAAACTcgatcgaaaaaaaaaatcaaaaatgagaggagaagacgttactaagttgtaaaacttgtgtctaatccatttgtcattttgaacaataaataatgtttaaactacccaaaaaataaatggagaatgtgtccccaTGGaaacagatgatgcccccgcttgccatacaacattataaagggacataactcaaaaacGATAAAAACTGACGGTGATGCtatccaaatttgtacttgatcagggttttgtggtaataagaatATTGTGTATAGGTCTCATATTGTTTGGATGGGGCAAACTAAAGTTACAGAACGGAACttgaactaatttttttttatttataaaggaCATCACTCGATAATCTTAAAGTGATAATGAccaacttgatctgtattttgtggtgaaaagcattgtgtataagtttcataacattcaaTTCACTTAATTAAGTTAGACCACGGAAACTAAAATTTTTGCTTTGTTTTCCATTTGCataggggcataactcttgaatGATTAAAGTGATCCaccaaaattctaacttgatctgtattttgtggtaataagcattgtgtataagtttcctaacatttggttgaggcaaacttaagttacagaacggaaactaaaaaaaatagcaatttttccatttataaggggcataactctacaACGGTTAAAGTGatctaccaaaattcaaacttgatctgtgtttgctggtaataagcattgtgtataactGAAGTTTTATAACATCAATAGATATAGGGGTTTCAAATATCAAAGTTAAGGcactctgaccttgacctttggccgcTTTGATAGCACAATATTGTCGGATCTGTGTTCAGTGCATAACTTTTGTGCCGAAGCATTATTCTTGCCATTAGATTGACAAAACTCTGTATGCAGAGGCATCATACCGAATTTGGTTTTGTTCCCATTGATGCAATTTTAAACATTGTCTGATTTGTGTACGGCGCATATACCTTTTGTACCGTAGTACTTAGATTGACAAAACTGTGTATACAGAAGAATCATTGGATCAGATCACGGTGTCAGAtaccaaaataaaatgatattgacCCTTGACCCCTATCGTAGGGGTATAATTGTTCTCTCTAGAACTAATTAAGGTTTACTTTACCAAATTAAGTGTACATGATGCATTGTGTGAAGGTGAATTGTTAGTAAAAATAGGTCATTGTTCTTTCATGTCTTCACGACCTTTGAACCCCATATAGTTCATCAATTTTTAACTTGATCGAAAgccaaaaatctcaaaatgtcacTGTCTCAATACTGATTTTCACAGCAACAACTAAAATGCATGTACGGGCGTATTAATCCCGCTATGCAGACAGCTCTACTTTGCACTGTTATAATAAATTGCAGAGAAGAATGGGAAGATTGTGGTTATAGAGAAACTATGGAAGAAACTGGATTACGGCTGAAGAATACTCGGTTTGCTACAGTAGTGAATGGAATCGTAGAAAAAGAAAACTACCATTATGTAACATTGTTTGTACACGGAGAGGTAGACACAACTGTCCAATCAGAGCCTGTGAATCTGGAACCTGACAAATGTGAAGGTACTTAGgcccaaaacaaaaataatacatgtatgtcttagggagctaccatttgacttttaggggggggggggggggggggggggggctaggatgaaaaattttgtcctgcatttttttttagttgtaatctctgtcctgcctttttatttttcactttattcggtcctgctttttttttttagtttatcctgactttttttacataaattgtcatcctgacttttttttttgcaagtgtctcatcctgccttttttttcttctcaaaactcctgtcctgcctattttttcaaatttcatcctagcccccccaccccccctaaaaatcaaatggtagctcccttacaacTAACGTGTTGGGAAAATATAGGGTATAGGTAGGTAGGCAATATCATcttattttacaaac carries:
- the LOC139520178 gene encoding nucleotide triphosphate diphosphatase NUDT15-like encodes the protein MSKQAEPPRERPKVGVGVFVTSEDHPNCVLVGIRKGSSGSGKYALPGGHLEFGEEWEDCGYRETMEETGLRLKNTRFATVVNGIVEKENYHYVTLFVHGEVDTTVQSEPVNLEPDKCEGWQWLNWDNFVPANKCFRPLEMVITQGYNPFHPPRTILRDSQKMKNEDI